Within Lytechinus variegatus isolate NC3 chromosome 15, Lvar_3.0, whole genome shotgun sequence, the genomic segment TATATGATCTCTAATCTGATGCAAGTGGGACTAATAACTGTACGATTGGAAATTTGTTCTCTCTCATCCGCTTTGAAATAGGCCACCACATCCTGTAAGCTCGCAGGCTGTTTACTGTTAATGTATTCCATGTTCACAATTCCTGCATCGACGTTGTTCAAGATTCTGACCTTCTTCAGAAATAGTCTATCCCTTAACATGCTGATAGTACGAGGAGAGCAAGTGGCATCGATACGTTCTGGATAAGGGATGTATGTAAAACATGGGGTATTTAGATTGTAATAGAAGTACAATCGTGTAGATCTAAGATCCCCATATGGTCCACGCCTTAATACACCACACTGAACGTTCAAACCTATTAAGTTAAAAGGGTTATTTACTATTTCTCTGTCAAAATCAATGACTGGGTCAAGAATACCACCATAAGTCAGATAGCTCAGGGCGTGCTGGAGGATTTCACTGTTTGGGATATCGTGCAGAAAATAGTTTCCCTGTAAATCTCTTGGAACTGTACTTTCCTTACTCAGCATCTTGGTAAAGTATGAATCCTTTTCTCTCATCAAAATTTCTCTTGTCGTGTGGAATACCTTCCCATCAGGACCTATCAATCCCACGGCCTCCGATCCATCAACTTGCATTGGTCGTTCAATGGACGATTTCAGTGACTCAAGTTGGAAAAAGTCTGCCTGCCGTTTAAGGACACCGTACTCTTTGAAACCCTCTGGTAGTACTAGTTCATTGTATCTCATGAAGTTGAGGACATGACGGAATACCTTACCGTCTTGGTCGATCAGGTAATTGCCCTGGTCATCTATTGCCGAAGGAATGTCGCCAtccagtaaaccagaaaagaaACTATCTGGATCAGCTAACAGTGTGGTACGGGATGTCTTGAAGATCCTTCCACCGACGTTTAAACCAACATAACCATCTTGTCCTTCAGCCATGTTTGTTGCTGAGCAGCGTGTGTCTTAGCACTCTTGAATGTCGCGCTATGCAGTTACACTATAGGCTTCCTGTGAATTAGTGTGCACCAAGAACATCACAACAAGATCACCATATCACCTGAAGCACTGGCAGCACCACACAGCACAACCCTATCCAGGAAAGTTTGTACGCTTTTTGGGGAGCGTACTTCTTCGGGGTTCTAGGTTCTACAGACATGACAGACATGACAGAGAAAACTTGTATTCGTACGAATAGTGGAATTGAACGCTTCACATTGTGCGTCCTAACTCACTACTGAGCATAGCAAAATGAAGTCAACTGCGCGGAGCTTTGGACACAATAATCgtaacaatatattttgaataaagaaatcaCTGAAGCGTAAgagcaaaattttttttgaaaaaaaaagttattgttGAAATGCCATGGGTATTCCCAATGGGAATTCCCCTTCTGAGATCCCTGTTTCTGAGGGGAGGGGTGAAGCAGCACTGTCTAATGAGTGGCTTCATTGttaattatatttgaaatattcctGGAAAAATAATGCATctattatttatatttcctaCTAGTATTTCTATAatttaacttttaaaaaaacattccaTGGATTGTTTTTactaacgttttttttttttggatgggaAGGCGGGGGTGGGGGCTGTAAGGTTCACCTCTAAATAGTCTAGATCCACACGTTATTGTGGTAATCATTACGATAACGagcttatgtttttttttcaaaaagagttgcaattcaacgcgcccccacccccccaaaaaaaaaatcgaaccaACTTGATTTCAAGCAATGAAACACACGTATAGGAACTTGCGCTGAGTCGATTAGCGATTACTTACTTTCAAACTCAACTCTTTCTGAAACGGTCCCCAAATGTGGTGTCGCCATACGTGTAAAACAGTGCGCTCGATAAAAAAGAATGTTACTGAAAAGTTACAAAAAGATTTACAATCAAACGTaagtaaaaaaatgacaagcaactTAATTTTCAACTATAATATTTCCGCTATAAGCCCCCATTGGTGAATAAATTATTAGCACTGACTGAAATCCTGAGTAGTCATTCTTAACATTGTCCTTTCTCGTTATTTTGTAATCTCTCAGAAATATGCCACTGCTCTGACTcacacaaatcggtattctgaattAATTAACATTGTCTTTTCCGTCATATCTTTTTTAGctcccgcccatcttttcggaagcaaaccaacCAAAATAATCACCGTTTGGCCCGAGTGAAAGCCCTTCTAACCAATCGGAAGGTCTGGTGGTACGAGAGGCGTATCCTCAATGACAGTActgttttgattggctgagaagcactggtTACTATAGTAACTATAAACTATTTTAGAATGAGACCTTGGTAGACGTGACAAGCTTCATGTTACTGATACACATGCCCcagaatattttacaaattttaaatcATTTCGAACTCCCTTTGTACTATATAGCGATATATGTCGTTAAACGTCTTTCTACACATACCCAAACTCAAACCCCATAatcattaaatatttcatttgaaatatttttttttctttggaaaaAACCCTTAAAGAAATATCACACCCCTCAATTATTTGAAACTAGATATAAAATTCTTTCCACTTAAGTTCTAATCCCGGTCTTTCACCTTTTTATGTATGTAAATACTCTACTCTATTCTCATCCGTtacaaaaatttaattttccattgtatttttgtatcagattcatttgttcttttaaattgtctctCATCACTAGGGCCCTATTGAAAATCTGAAGGGGTATCTTTTtgcaaaatacataaataagcaaaaattacttaatatataaatgaataaaaacgatAAAAAAGGAGTACCCATGAGATTACAATTCTTGTAACAACGTTTTGCACTTTTGATGTTAccccattattattatgatagaTGTCTTTGCGAACAATGAATGAGATAGAAATATAGTTGTTTATATAGTTGTTCGTTGGTTAGTCTGCAAACAATTAGTAAGTTATCCCTCACTTGACAAACACGTCTATGTCTTCTGTTTAGTGTCACAGACGTATGGATTGAGGAGGGTGTACTGGGGAGCAATTGATGTCCAAAATTTCCACGAccatcaaaacaaaaatcaaattgagAAAGACAGATAAAAGGGTGAAGTATGACATtacaatatttctttcattcaaatttcatgtcTTAATTCGATTTTAATTCTTACTGAATAAAACAGTTATTCattcgcttcgctccctcgcaacttttgttttgttcttgttCTTGAAGTTATTACAAATTTACCATGTAGTGCCCCTTCAACATTTTTACTTATTACTCCACTGACCAGTTGTATGTATATAACCCAAGTTTTCCATATGATTTGTTataaatgagaaagaaaaatcatttgGCCCTACATACATGAATGTTACATACAGTCATataggcatatacatgtagctatataCGGTAACAGTCAGAATTCAAGTATGCCTGCACTGTCTTAGAACTACTAATATCTTATCTTGCTTCAAAGGATAAACTTGTAACAATCAGCATTCAACTGTATCTTTGAATAATCCCATATCTGTGTTCTGTGTCCAATGTACATCATTAGTTCTTCTTTGTTTGAAGGGTAACTGACGACACTCTTTCCGTACCCTGGTATCGTATGACTCTCCCCGGTGGAGGTCCCCCCTTTGCTTCTCTCAAGGAAGAAAGACACGGTAAATACCCGTCCACATGTAGTATAAAAACTGTCAGGAGTCAGAGGCAAAAAGCACGTTTTCCCCACCAGGTCTTTGGTATTGGTGTAGACCACGCAGAACCTGCTCTCAAGAAAGTAGTAAAGATCCATTGAAGGTTGAACTGTCCTCAGGGGATTTGACTGAAGGCGATGCAAGCTTTTGATGTGTTCTTTCAGGATTTTCAGATTGAAGAAGTTAGCCTCGATTCGGAGAACTTCAAGGCTGTGCTTGACGTCGTCTAGTAGTATCCAGCCGAGTCTTAGGTATTCTAGAACGTCGCGGAATTTCTCCCCGTCCCTATCGATTAAGTAAGTCCCTGTGGCTTCTCTTTGAGTCAGGGTCTCCCCATTGAGCATAGCGGTGAAAAACGACTGCGGTTCCCTTTGTAAAGTTTCGCGAGTGGTCTGAAAGAGTTTTCCACCTACACTCAATCTGATCACTTCCGATGGCGAGTGAACATTATCCACATCTCTAATCAGAGCTTGCAACTCTCTCTTCATAGAGTCTAGCTGGAAGAAGTCCGCCTCATGCAGCAGAAGCTCTTGCTCGTTGTATCCATCTGGTAACACTAGCTTCTGCAGTCTTAAGTAATTGAGGACATGCCGAAAGAGTTCCCCGTCACGATCAATCATGTATCGTCCTCGGTCATCTTTGGCAGACGGTACGCGACCATCAAGTAGTAAAGCGAAGAAACTGTTGGGGTCGCGGGTAAGAGTTGTTTGGGAGGTTTTATAAACTTTCCCGCCAACATTCAAACCAACGTATGATTCCATCATATACACTATTCATAGTAAGCGAGGCACCATATTGATTTGAACATTATGTAGTCAGTAAGATTATCAAGAATTTCGATGGCCTTACTTTTATTCGTATCATTAAAGAGTTGATATCTGATCATTAGAAGACTTTTCCCGCCAAAACATATAGCTTCATACATTATATTCCCATCAAGACACCAGACCAACCAAAGTTATAAGCCATGAAAGCGATATCCCATATTGACTTGAACATTATGTAGTCAGTTGCAGATTATCAAGAGCTTCGACAGTCTTTCCTACTTGTATGTCTCCATTGGTATCATAACTAAGAGTTGATGTCTGATCAATAGAAGACTATTCACGCCGATATAGattcatacatatatatttcaaacaacaGACCAGCCAAAGTATaagaattacaaaaatattgtgaaGTGATCAAAAAAATGacacaaataataaaagtgcCAAGGGTATGAAAACAATATTACGAGCAAGTATGTCCTAATCCAGTAGCCAACAGTATACAGTAAACAATTTCGGGAACGTTTACCAAATCCAGGTTAACGGTATGCAGGACCCGGATGCAGGATCACAAAGTCCACCTTGCATTGTGACAGCTATGACTAAAACGCTAGCGGTCTACTCTAATATGAAATCTGCtccaaatatttgtttttacctCAGCATTAAACgaccaaaaatatgaatatgtaaATAGATTTACGACCTTTGATCTCAGTGTCTGAGTTGGAAGTGCTTTAGGATTATTAACAAAGGAGCGCTACCAGAATATAGAAATCGGAGATATTCTTCATTAACCTTATATGTGCCTGAAATAGTGAGTGTCGCTTCTGCTTCCAACCACACCTTAAATATGCATATTACCCCGTGGAGCAAAGGAAAATACAATTATGACAATATAGAATAACAAGGAGGACGAGCATTGAATAAAGGATTTCCAATCTTGTTGTGCCACTGACAAACATTTCAATAATCTTCGAACTTGAAAAGTCAGGACTTGTACTAACTCTAAGATTTACCAACAATCTAGATTGACCTGTGGTATGGCTGTGCAGTGCAAACAAGATAACTATGTTTCTTTGAATGTTGGAGGGAGGTTCTACCAAACTTCTCGGACAACTCTGTTGCGTTTTCCTGACAGTTTCTTCACCAGCTTATTAGATGGTTCCGTCCCGTCCGCTAAAGATGATCAAGGAAATTACATAGTCGACCAAGACGGTAAAATATTTCGTCACGTCCTCAATTTTCTGAGGTACGGCAAACTGGTGCTTCCGGACGGCTTCGAAGAGTATGATCTTCTTGAGTGCCAGTCTGACTTTTTCCAGCTTCAGGCACTCAAGTCATCTATCAAGAAACCAGTGCCATTGGTTGGAGGAGCGAACCTGGTGTTTGCCGATGGCAAGGCTTTCCAGATCACGAGAGAAGCCTTGATGAAAGAGGAGAACACCTTCTTCGCCAAGATGCTGCGAGGGGAAATCCCCGTCGCCAGAGACCCAGAAGGGAGCTACATCATAGATCGGGAGAGCAGAATGTTCCCCCACATCGTTAGCTACCTTA encodes:
- the LOC121429130 gene encoding BTB/POZ domain-containing protein KCTD4-like, whose protein sequence is MMESYVGLNVGGKVYKTSQTTLTRDPNSFFALLLDGRVPSAKDDRGRYMIDRDGELFRHVLNYLRLQKLVLPDGYNEQELLLHEADFFQLDSMKRELQALIRDVDNVHSPSEVIRLSVGGKLFQTTRETLQREPQSFFTAMLNGETLTQREATGTYLIDRDGEKFRDVLEYLRLGWILLDDVKHSLEVLRIEANFFNLKILKEHIKSLHRLQSNPLRTVQPSMDLYYFLESRFCVVYTNTKDLVGKTCFLPLTPDSFYTTCGRVFTVSFFLERSKGGTSTGESHTIPGYGKSVVSYPSNKEELMMYIGHRTQIWDYSKIQLNADCYKFIL